TAAAAATATAAACTTTCTACTAAACATACTCTCTATTGTAGCGGTCTTTTATGCGAACTCCAACCATGAAAGCATTTGGTGAATTTACGAGATTCTTTTCCCTTTGCAGTTAGAAATAACTTGCGTGGTCTGTCAGGCTGCTTGACTCGTAAATGTTGAATGTACACCTGAAAACGTATCAATGTAATTCTTTTCGCAGAGAGTTTTTTATTCGGATCGTTCGTACTATTTCTTTTTAAcagacaagccgagaaattgctTATTTGCTTCAGTATCTTCACCTGTGCGGATTTATAGGCTAATTTAATTTCTACTTCCGAACACCGGCTTCCCAACCATAaaaatacttgttcgccattaTCGAGTATCATAATGTCGTCGTCTGCTAAATCATCCTAGAATTCCATTAATCGGCCATGAATTTGTTAACCGTATAATCACGTTTCCACGTACGGTAATAAATTTATTGCGTACCTGACAGAAATCGGTACACTTTTCACTGATCGTAAAGTATCCCTTTTCATTGGAACATCTAAACAATCTGGTGTAATTCATGTACTGCGCGTCAGTGTCGTACGATTTTTTTCCACCAAGAGCAACCCAAAAGAAATTATCTGGTTCTTCACCTTCGTTCAAAACTTGCAAACTTATCCATGGCTGTTGATCGTTGAACATTACAAATATCAAAGTTCGCTTTATATTAGAGACAATGAATTTTTTACAAACACATACGTTTCGTAAATGTGCGAAGACATACGTTATTGAACATTTCTTCGGCGATTTCTTCGATCAAACGCGCTTCGTCGTTGTCAGCTTTAGAACCAATCCAGGCGTATACTATTCCCGTTTCATCGTCGTTGTTAAACGGTACGTTCAAAAGGTAACTGGAAACAACGATCGATACATCGCAGAATCACATATACACCGTCGTCCGTTTACAAAGTTCTCGGATCGATGCTTTGGACAACTGATTATAAACGCTCTGTATAATGCAATGAAATTTTTGTATCTTGACTTTTCGTCGCATTAGTCCGGGAACCGTTTAGATATAAACGGTGAATCAGATTACGTTACGTCTCGTAAGAGACGTAAAAAGAATAACCATCTTACCAAAAAGAAGAATTTAGAAGCGACGAATCAGCTGGTATTTGTATCAGCCTAGTACACAAGGCGCTTCCGTTGCTTCTCAAGTGATAAAATTCGACCCTATTATTACCGGTAATTTTCGACTGTTTACGCTTACCATGATGAAtgataaattttcttttaaaatatgcCAAAAACTTGAGATTTTCCTGTTGTTGATGAGTTCTAACTACCTCTAAATTTTCTCCAAACAAGGATTTAAATTTTTTCTGTAAACTAAAAATACATCCAGTATCCAGTTATTAGTCAGTATCCGtcaacgaataaaataaaagaaagaaacgTTTCGGACACGTATATTTTTCCGTACCTGAACGTAAACGTTAACCATCCCATGTTGCCTGCGTCTCTGCCTTGCCAAAAGTATACCGTACACTGATAATCTTCCTCGAACTGTTCATCGCCGTCTTCGTTCTCGGTCGTATCCAATGGCTACCGAATTAGAAAGAAAACACGACGAACGACGATAAGATTATTATGGTTTCCGAACGGCTCGATGGAATAAAAATGTTAGTTACGTACTACCCAATAACGGCATAGAAAAACATAACAGTCCCCGCTATAAAAATGGCCTAATTCTTCTTCCGGTAAACGTATAAATTTTTTCCCTTCCAATACCAACGCCTCCATTCCTTCTAAATCATCGTTCCATTCCGACATGAGTTGTTGAGCTTCGGTAAACGACATCGGTGGTTGTCTGGGCATGAAAAGCGCAGCTAGATCCGCCTGTCGAGATACAAGTATTCCATCAGGAGAAATAAAGTTCGCGAGTGAAAAGAATTTCATCGGCCGCGTACGCACGACGATGCTCGTTTCTTTCCGCGTACCTTGGTTTCTTGTTGTTTGGCCCATTTCGTAAGATCGGCACCAGTTTTCGCGACCGATTCGGCAGTTCGAGTAAAATCGACTGCTATAACttcatcccaaccagtaaaTTTGGATTTGAAGATCTATGTGGGAAAAAGAAGGAACGACGATCGTTTAGATGGTTCGtagcttctctctctctctcgaattCATACCTGAGACTCGGTTCCCTCTTGCAATCTGGTCACCATAGCGTATTCCGGTCGTTCTATCATGTTAAACAACTCTTGGGAGAGTTTAACGGCAGCCGCCCGTACCAATCTCGTTGACTTTTTGCCGAACCTACACGCGCAATAATCGTCGTACGTTTACATCTCGAAGTAACTCACGGCTCGGAGATATCACATGCACGCACTCGTATTTACCAAACGTAAACATCCAAATGACAATCCAATATATAAACGTTGCGATTGTTCAAGAGCGTATTCGTTAGTTTCCCATGAGGTACTTCGACTTGAGGCAATTCCAAATAGCCCATGCCGAGTTGAACCTGATACAGACGCGGCGCAGGAGACACAAAATTTGGATCTACGTGTTCCTACGAGGAAAATCAATCGATAACAGTTTAATTCGCAAATAAGATCGGAGTCTATTTTTAACGATGAACCGGAATAAACTTACAGCTATAGTTGAAAGTTGCGAGCTATCTTTTACGTTCAAATACGATAGAAAATCGTCCGATTCCGAATTCATTATTTCCGTCAGGATTTCTGCTTtgttctttctttcgtttttatttattttctctgCCATCAGCCTCGCTTTCGATTTCAATGTACTTTTCGCCCCTTTACCGTACCACATAAAGATTTTATTGCCCGTGTCTAAGACGAACACAAAACCTGGATCCAGAGAATCGAAACGAACAGGCACCGGTTCCAAGTGAATCGAAGCACCCGCGGCGTGTACTCTGTACAGTCGGGTCACGGACGGCTACGATGCATCGTGCGTAGTTATCAAGCAAGAAACAAAGAGCAAAAGAAAGTGTAAggcggaaataaataaatagaaattatcAAAGCGAAAGGTCGAGAAACGAAAAGAGCGCGCATCGATCGTTTACGAACCGTGTCCTCGACGGTATAAAAGCCGGACGAAGTACGACCTCCTTCGATGTAAGTTATACCAGATTCAAACAACATCAGAAACTCGTCGGATTCCTCGCTTTGTTCTTCCCTGATAGTACGGCATTGCGCACCAAGGTAATTCCGTAAATTTACAGCATGAATAGCGGCACAAGCTCTTTTATCCAACTGTAACGATAAAGCAAAGGGTTTTTGGTCAGTCGTACGTTTATCGTACGATACGTACTCCATTTATCGAGCAACACCGTTTCTTTTATCGTACCGTAGCTTTTTCTCCGATCCAAAAATAAATGGCCCAAATCAATGACCCAGCTTCGTCAATTTCAGTTTTCAATACGATATAACAATCTCCCTCGTAAAACTTTCCATGCGCTACTTCCTCTATTTCGTTgggtaaaaaattttcaatctcCCATACCGATAAACCAGGTACCTGACCGGcgtcttcgtcgaaaaattccgaATAGTCTAACGGCGGTTTTTCTAGGGTTTCGTCCCATCTTTTAGgtcttgaaataaaaaaaaaaagaaaaacagcacGATTATCGATCATGGTAAAACGAAGACCGTATTCTAAACGcgcgtttatacgatcgagctTACTTCAACGATTCCGCTTTAGACTCCTCGCATTCTTTGTCCTTGTTCTTCTCTTTTGCTATATCTTTCATACCCTAggtaagaaaagaaaaataaaatatgccAAGGTAAATCTCGTTGCTCTCCGTGCGTACGCAAGACAGCTTAAAACATTATACCTTtaatattttcgcttgatcttgGTCAGCTTCTTCCTGATCTCGTCTCCTTCTGAGTCTCATTTTGCGGGCTATCGGATCTTTGCTACCTGTTGGACGATAGCGAAGACGAACGGTAATATAGCGAAATAATCGTACGCGTGGAATAGaattatcgataaatatttaaagagGCAGGCAGGCTTACCAGCCGTTTGAGTCGGTGCCGGTACGTTGGCACCGGCAAGACGCAGCTGATGTTGCAAAGAAAAATCGATGTTATAAAATTCGATACCAGATCCTTTCTGTACCTCCGTTGGTTTCGGCGGCATTACCAAATTTGGATTATCTCTCAAGTCTAATTGTTCTAAATCGGTAAGAAGATGAATGGCGTCCGGTACAGTGATCAATCGATTGGACGGcagtattaatttttttaacgagCCGCATCTAGAGAAATAATTTATACGTTCATCGTGGAAGAGAAGAGAAAGGAAACGGTAGTAATATACCTGCACAAGCCTTCCGGTATCATCTCTAAACGATTATTGGCTGCAGAAAATACTTGCAACGACGACAATTTGCCTATTCCCGAAGGAATACCTTCAAAATCTAACCGGTTATCGTTTAGGTATAATCTTCTGAGCGTAACGATTTTACACAGAGAGGCGGGTATCATGGTCAATTTATTACGGCATATATTCAAAGTTTCCAATTTAGTCCAAAGTTCTGAAACCAAGTCGGATCAATCGACACGATACGTGACGAGAACGCGCTGAAGAAACCTACCGATCGCCGTGGACAGTTCGGTTATTTGATTATCGCTCAAATTTAAGCGGCGTAAATTTAATAGATTATAGAGCGCGTCTGGTACCCGAGGTAAATTATTTTCCGATAAATCGAGCTCCTGCAGATTCGTCAAAGTTTCTAAACTGGAGGGAATGTTATTCAAGGTTCGTTGCGTGTCACGCATCTGTAGCGTCGTTAAATTCATCAACGACGGCAGTTGCctgaatgaaaataaaatgaaaaagataTATACCTCTAACAAGTTCATGGAACATTACCGTACCTCAATTGAAAATGTCCCAACGGATTATGGTTCAAATTCAAGGTTTGTAAATTAGCTAAGCGACGAGTTTGCGGTGGCAATGTTTCCAATTTATTATTACTAAGATCGAGAAATAGCAAATCCGTCAAGTGAATAAACAGCGTGTTGGGAATAGCATCGATGCTGAAAAGacgattataataataattgtaattggtaCGAATGTTACGACTCGACGTTAATAAGAATATACGGCTCACTGATTGTGACTCAAGTTAAGATTTAACAAAGAACGAGCTCGTTCGAGTCCTTCCGGCACTTGTTTCAAATTATTACGACTCAAATCTAACGTGGTCAGTTCTTCCAAATGAAACAGTTCCGCCGGAATACCGCTCGATTTGATATTATTACGTCTGATGTTTAACGTTCTAAGGCAACCAAGCTCCGTTAGTTCTCCGTACAAGCGTTCTAGCTTATTTTTAACCAGCGAAAGATGTTCCTATTTCGAAAGTAAAAAAGTTTCGATTTTATCGAGAGCAACTGTGCAAGGTCCTCGATTCGAACGACGTTAAAAAATGAACGCGTAAACGTTACCAGCTTCAAGAGTTTACCCATTTCCTCTGGGATTTCGGTCAAGTTGGTTTCGTCTAACTTCAACCATTGTATTCCAGTCATAAGACGAACGGATTCAGGAAATTTACCACCCTGTACAAAGTAACGTACTGAATGCTAGTAAGACGAAACAAAACGTACTCGAACGTAACACTCACTCCAAAATCGTTGCTACTGAAATCTACACCGCGTACGAACGGTAATACTCCTGTATTTGCCATCTTGCGCCCGATTCGAGCAAATATTTATTCTCTTGTAAACTTTTATACGATTCGCATTCGACAATCATGCATCCATCTGTAatgtaataatattatttacaaacAATGCGTCGAATGTGCCGAATACAAACGCATCGGTGCCTGTAAACACGTCGTACGTAATCGTTATAAAATGGATCCGTGTAGAGAAGCATCTACACGTACAAGATGCATATAGCAGGTATTACTTGCACTGGTTGTTCTCATGGATACGGTACCTTAGCAGTGCGACACCAGGCACGTTTTCATGTATATACGTTGAGAATGCGCCGTCTGGTTTCGCGCGTACGACGATCGCGAAAGTCTCGTTGCCGCGTAAaaagtttcgataaaaaaaaaagcgaCGCCAAGTTAGTTAGTTAGTATTGGTTGACGCCTCGGAAGATTGAAATTGTAGCCTGTGGTATATTTTATTATCGTTACAGTGAAACACGTAGTTTCGTTGAATTTAACCGTAGCCGATTCCCGTTTACTCTACTACGAGAGTTTCGTGAGGAAATACCTAGAATATAGTATTAATCCCTAGAACCCAGGATTATTGGTGGCCAGTAAAGGTAAAGTCACTAGCACCGGCTGCACGTTCACACCACACGATATATGTACGTATCGTTGTAGACTCGCAATAGCAGATGCATCTAGAACGAAAGATGGCGTGCGTTATTATAGATGTTGCATCCAGATTGGCGGTTTAGGAGAAaatgaaaatgagaaaaaaaacGGTCTCTCTTGGAGAAAATTATTCAAACGAATTAACTCTATTTCGTAGCAATCGTACTCTCCGAATGGTGTAATTATTCCTAGGAATTTTTCTCACGCCTCCGTTCTATGGTTCCGTTTTACAGTGATATTTTTAGTTGTTTAACGTGATCACGATTTAGAAAATTTGGTAGGCATAGAGAGATTTGAGCCGTGTTGTACATTTAGCTCGCACCGGTGTGGATCGCCGTATATTTATCTTGATATACGAACAGTCGACGAAGAAAGTAAAATCGTTGTTGAAAATTTTCTTCACAAAGCAAAGTACTCGAATACCGTTTCCAAATTCGTTCGTCAATTGCTTTCGTATATGGCTTCGCTCGAAGACTTGGATCAATTGGATAGCGGCATGGGCAGTAGCGACGCACATTCTCCCGAGGTGAAATCGTTACTTCCCGACGACGAGGATGACGAGGAGGTATCGGATTTTAGTACACGAATTTACGTTGATTGTATTTTCCACTTTGAGCCTCGGATCATGGAACGAGTTGCTGATTTTAGAGACGATAGTCGGTTAACCAAGTTTTCTTTATCCAgagaatattatattatttcatCCAGTGATAATACTTGCGATCCACCTTTAgtttacataattttttgataattaatGCATTCGCATTATTGGATCAATTCGATGAAAGCGTTCGATCGTAACGTTCAGTTAGATTAATAGGTATCATTTGGTTTACGTTTAGGACGAAAGTCTCGCCGAAAGGCTTTTGGGTCTCACGGAAATGTTTCCTGACGAAGTACGTAATTTTGGATACAACGTTGGTACTTGCTTGCACAGTTCTATGAAAGGTTAGTATACGTCGTTACGTACGAAACAATAGTTTGTAAAATGTGTCACAAACACGTACATCTTTATTTCGAAGGTCTATACGGATTCTCGTGTTCAGCGGCATGGTTGTTCTTTAGCTCATCGGCTATTTTATTCGCACCCATATTGTTGGAAACAGAGCGCGCGCAAATGGAAGAGGTACAACGTACACAGCAGAAACAAGTTCTTTTAGGACCTAACGCAGCAATGTCAAACATGAATGCCTCGAGTCTTCCAATGGCTCCGCCCGTGCAACGATAATAGTAATATCGATATAGCATCCGAAACGATATAATTTGAACGTTCCGTTtaccatttatatttattagcgTAACAATTCCATTGTACCGTAACCTCTAACTAAAATGTATCTATATATGGGACATTGTATCTTTTCCACTGGGAACTGTAACCGGAACATAAAATTCGAGCAAAGTAAATGGTTGATGTACGGTTAATGTATGGCGATGCTATTCGATTTTTCCTATTCTTAACCCATTCAAGAAGAATCGTAGATTTTCACCGAAACGAATTTACCGACAAGTCCTTTACACGAAAAAGGAATCGAAATGTTCATTTATAACAGTTTTTTATTCGTTAGAAAGTAATTGTAAAATCGTAATAGCCGAGTGTTAGTGTAATTTGCTTCTGTCAAGTAAGTTTATAAAATTGTATCGTCGCATACCGTTTTTAGCGTATCATTCGTCGTTATAACATGCAAATTGAAATAAACTTACAAGAAAGCACCATTTTAAACCTATTCTTTTATCGTGCAATGTTTACTTTTCTAGGTTTTTACGCTCGCGGTCGATGGTAATAAATTCTATAGGCGGCGACAGGTCGATCTTATCGAGCAAGGAAGAATTTTTCTGAAAtgtttaatacttctttgtaggtacccatgagctctacttcagaaataaagTTTGATGAAATACATtcagtattgtaggagttatggccgtttgaaaattgcgttTTTTTTTAATCCGATTGATAGACAACTCAcacgtatttacgcacacactacagctgtctgcccatcaaacTAATTCAAGGAATAGTCTTTCACCtcggaattttcaggtcggtatgacagtcagattaggccacgaaagtccataagatgAAAGTATAGACGAGGTGCTCAAACCTTACGGACTCGAGACTCGAAACGTATACtgtagaattttatttaaatttattcgtagaAGGAATGACAAGGAAAAagtatagatttgttttacgaattcctcttgaatgtaaaaatgtgttgttttaaatatataagactcgatgaccAGTGAGTAACCTCACGACTGTGTAAACTTGACATCAGAGTTGACATTAGTCGTTTTGGTCTTTCTTGGTGCGGTTTATTTGTAATGGTTTCGTCTTGTTGAAATTTTAATCGTAGTCGGAGGTGTCGCCATTATATTTGCAATTTCCCTTTCGGATTTTCATCGTTTCCATAGTTTTTGAATAACTTTCCGTTCGGACAAAGATGTTTGACATTTCTTAGGCATTATTTGGGATACATAGTTTCCGACCGACCGAAGCGAACTGTTAAAAGTTGAGAACAAAATATAGTAGAGCAGATCGTATCCCATTGACTCGCTTTATCATCGAGTCGTTTTCTTTCCTTTTACATATTGTTTCGTTAGTTTCCATGAATTTGATCTAAGATAAATTTTGGTGGATGAATACTTTTGGGTTGAAATTTTCCGAAGCATTACATTATATCATTTAATTGTTGCAACTCTCGGTTCCTTCCGTCTCTCGTGTTTGGCTATTAATGTACTTCGATCAAGTCGTATCGTAAATTCAGTTTCGGCCAAGGAGCCAGCAATGCCACAAGTATCATTATATTCGGCAAGAGTTTCGAGCAGCATCGCAAGGTTTAGATTGTTTAGTAACCGCCCCGTTGCAGCTTTCATCAGTTTTCTTTCCAACGGCGTAATTCTTCGTGCACGAATAGAACGACTGCATGTCGTTATTgaatacctgacccaaaccttgtAGAACGAATCCCTTTAGATGCAACACCCTTCCAGACTTAACCATCtgtggttaggacttggttgggGGTTCGGACAGCAGTCCCAACCCATCATACACTTAACCCCTTGAACCTCAACCCCTACCAAACCTAACCATttatggttaggcctggggtcacgGTTCGGACTGCAGTCCCAACCCACCCTACACTTGACCCTCTCAGACCAAACCCCCATTCAGACGTACCCTttgagattaggcctgggtgagGGGTTCGGACTGCAGTCCTAACCCACCCTACACATATGCCCTTCCAGTAGTAACcccttccagacctaaccatctgTGGTTAGgactcggggggggggggggggttcagACTGCAATCTTAATCGACCCTACACATAACCCCGTCCAGTCCTAACCCCAATCCAGATGTATCCCCCctggtgttaggactgggtgagACGTTCGGACTGCAGTCATAACTCACCCTATACCTAACCCCTTCAGTCCTAACCCccatccagacgtaaccctctgTGGTTAGGACTGGCTGGGGGTTCGGACTGCAATCTTAACCCACCTTACACATAACCCCGTCCAGTCCTAACcccttccagacctaaccatctgtggttaggactgggtgggGGGGTTCGGACTGCAGACCTAATCCCACCCTATACTAAAcccacccagacccaacctttcatgggttcatgataggtctgggttagatctgggggtTGGgccccagggttaggtctgagtcgggccctatggttaggtctgggtcgggCCCCAAGGTTGGGCCctgtgggttaggtttgggttgggccctagggttaggtttgggtcgggCCCCAAGGTTGGGCCccgtgggttaggtttgggttgggccctagggttaggtctgggtcgggCCCTAGGGTTGGGtcctatgggttaggtctgggggttgggccccagggttaggtctgagtcggGCCctatggttaggtttgggttgggccctagggttaggtttgtgtcgggccctatgggttaggtctgggggttgggccctatgggttaggtctgggggttgggccctatgggttaggtctgggggttgggccctatgggttaggtctgggggttgggccctatgggttaggtctgggggttgggccctatgggttaggtctgggttaggtctgggttaggtctgggttaggtctgggttaggtctgggttaggtctgggttaggtctgggttaggtctgggttaggtctgggttaggtctgggttaggtctgggttaggtctgggttaggtctgggttaggtctgggttaggtctgggttaggtctgggttaggtctgggttaggtctgggttaggtctgggttaggtctgggttaggtctgggttaggtctgggttaggtctgggttaggtctgggttaggtctgggttaggtctgggttaggtctgggttaggtctgggttaggtctgggttaggtctgggttaggtctgggttaggtctgggttaggtctgggttaggtctgggttaggtctgggttaggtctgggttaggtctgggttaggtctgggttaggtctgggttaggtctgggttaggtctgggttaggtctgggttaggtctgggttaggtctgggttaggtctgggttaggtctgggttaggtctgggttaggtctgggttaggtctgggttaggtctgggttaggtctgggttaggtctgggttaggtctgggttaggtctgggttaggtctgggttaggtctgggttaggtctgggttaggtctgggttaggtctgggttaggtctgggttaggtctgggttaggtctgggttaggtctgggttaggtctgggttaggtctgggttaggtctgggttaggtctgggttaggtctgggttaggtctgggttaggtctgggttaggtctgggttaggtctgggttaggtctgggttaggtctgggttaggtctgggttaggtctgggttaggtctgggttaggtctgggttaggtctgggttaggtctgggttaggtctgggttaggtctgggttaggtctgggttaggtctgggttaggtctgggttaggtctgggttaggtctgggttaggtctgggttaggtctgggttaggtctgggttaggtctgggttaggtctgggttaggtctgggttaggtctgggttaggtctgggttaggtctgggttaggtctgggttaggtctgggttaggtctgggttaggtctgggttaggtctgggttaggtctgggttaggtctgggttaggtctgggttaggtctgggttaggtctgggttaggtctgggttaggtctgggttaggtctgggttaggtctgggttaggtctgggttaggtctgggttaggtctgggttaggtctgggttaggtctgggttaggtctgggttaggtctgggttaggtctgggttaggtctgggttaggtctgggttaggtctgggttaggtctgggttaggtctgggttaggtctgggttaggtctgggttaggtctgggttaggtctgggttaggtctgggttaggtctgggttaggtctgggttaggtctgggttaggtctgggttaggtctgggttaggtctgggttaggtctgggttaggtctgggttaggtctgggttaggtctgggttaggtctgggttaggtctgggttaggtctgggttaggtctgggttaggtctgggttaggtctgggttaggtctgggttaggtctgggttaggtctgggttaggtctgggttaggtctgggttaggtctgggttaggtctgggttaggtctgggttaggtctgggttagg
The Colletes latitarsis isolate SP2378_abdomen chromosome 14, iyColLati1, whole genome shotgun sequence DNA segment above includes these coding regions:
- the Flii gene encoding FLII actin remodeling protein isoform X2; amino-acid sequence: MANTGVLPFVRGVDFSSNDFGGGKFPESVRLMTGIQWLKLDETNLTEIPEEMGKLLKLEHLSLVKNKLERLYGELTELGCLRTLNIRRNNIKSSGIPAELFHLEELTTLDLSRNNLKQVPEGLERARSLLNLNLSHNHIDAIPNTLFIHLTDLLFLDLSNNKLETLPPQTRRLANLQTLNLNHNPLGHFQLRQLPSLMNLTTLQMRDTQRTLNNIPSSLETLTNLQELDLSENNLPRVPDALYNLLNLRRLNLSDNQITELSTAIELWTKLETLNICRNKLTMIPASLCKIVTLRRLYLNDNRLDFEGIPSGIGKLSSLQVFSAANNRLEMIPEGLCRCGSLKKLILPSNRLITVPDAIHLLTDLEQLDLRDNPNLVMPPKPTEVQKGSGIEFYNIDFSLQHQLRLAGANVPAPTQTAGSKDPIARKMRLRRRRDQEEADQDQAKILKGMKDIAKEKNKDKECEESKAESLKPKRWDETLEKPPLDYSEFFDEDAGQVPGLSVWEIENFLPNEIEEVAHGKFYEGDCYIVLKTEIDEAGSLIWAIYFWIGEKATLDKRACAAIHAVNLRNYLGAQCRTIREEQSEESDEFLMLFESGITYIEGGRTSSGFYTVEDTPSVTRLYRVHAAGASIHLEPVPVRFDSLDPGFVFVLDTGNKIFMWYGKGAKSTLKSKARLMAEKINKNERKNKAEILTEIMNSESDDFLSYLNVKDSSQLSTIAEHVDPNFVSPAPRLYQVQLGMGYLELPQVEVPHGKLTNTLLNNRNVYILDCHLDVYVWFGKKSTRLVRAAAVKLSQELFNMIERPEYAMVTRLQEGTESQIFKSKFTGWDEVIAVDFTRTAESVAKTGADLTKWAKQQETKADLAALFMPRQPPMSFTEAQQLMSEWNDDLEGMEALVLEGKKFIRLPEEELGHFYSGDCYVFLCRYWVPLDTTENEDGDEQFEEDYQCTVYFWQGRDAGNMGWLTFTFSLQKKFKSLFGENLEVVRTHQQQENLKFLAYFKRKFIIHHGKRKQSKITGNNRVEFYHLRSNGSALCTRLIQIPADSSLLNSSFCYLLNVPFNNDDETGIVYAWIGSKADNDEARLIEEIAEEMFNNPWISLQVLNEGEEPDNFFWVALGGKKSYDTDAQYMNYTRLFRCSNEKGYFTISEKCTDFCQDDLADDDIMILDNGEQVFLWLGSRCSEVEIKLAYKSAQVYIQHLRVKQPDRPRKLFLTAKGKESRKFTKCFHGWSSHKRPLQ
- the Flii gene encoding FLII actin remodeling protein isoform X1, which codes for MANTGVLPFVRGVDFSSNDFGGGKFPESVRLMTGIQWLKLDETNLTEIPEEMGKLLKLEHLSLVKNKLERLYGELTELGCLRTLNIRRNNIKSSGIPAELFHLEELTTLDLSRNNLKQVPEGLERARSLLNLNLSHNHIDAIPNTLFIHLTDLLFLDLSNNKLETLPPQTRRLANLQTLNLNHNPLGHFQLRQLPSLMNLTTLQMRDTQRTLNNIPSSLETLTNLQELDLSENNLPRVPDALYNLLNLRRLNLSDNQITELSTAIELWTKLETLNICRNKLTMIPASLCKIVTLRRLYLNDNRLDFEGIPSGIGKLSSLQVFSAANNRLEMIPEGLCRCGSLKKLILPSNRLITVPDAIHLLTDLEQLDLRDNPNLVMPPKPTEVQKGSGIEFYNIDFSLQHQLRLAGANVPAPTQTAGSKDPIARKMRLRRRRDQEEADQDQAKILKGMKDIAKEKNKDKECEESKAESLKPKRWDETLEKPPLDYSEFFDEDAGQVPGLSVWEIENFLPNEIEEVAHGKFYEGDCYIVLKTEIDEAGSLIWAIYFWIGEKATLDKRACAAIHAVNLRNYLGAQCRTIREEQSEESDEFLMLFESGITYIEGGRTSSGFYTVEDTPSVTRLYRVHAAGASIHLEPVPVRFDSLDPGFVFVLDTGNKIFMWYGKGAKSTLKSKARLMAEKINKNERKNKAEILTEIMNSESDDFLSYLNVKDSSQLSTIAEHVDPNFVSPAPRLYQVQLGMGYLELPQVEVPHGKLTNTLLNNRNVYILDCHLDVYVWFGKKSTRLVRAAAVKLSQELFNMIERPEYAMVTRLQEGTESQIFKSKFTGWDEVIAVDFTRTAESVAKTGADLTKWAKQQETKADLAALFMPRQPPMSFTEAQQLMSEWNDDLEGMEALVLEGKKFIRLPEEELGHFYSGDCYVFLCRYWVPLDTTENEDGDEQFEEDYQCTVYFWQGRDAGNMGWLTFTFSLQKKFKSLFGENLEVVRTHQQQENLKFLAYFKRKFIIHHGKRKQSKITGNNRVEFYHLRSNGSALCTRLIQIPADSSLLNSSFCYLLNVPFNNDDETGIVYAWIGSKADNDEARLIEEIAEEMFNNPWISLQVLNEGEEPDNFFWVALGGKKSYDTDAQYMNYTRLFRCSNEKGYFTISEKCTDFCQDDLADDDIMILDNGEQVFLWLGSRCSEVEIKLAYKSAQVKILKQISNFSACLLKRNSTNDPNKKLSAKRITLIRFQVYIQHLRVKQPDRPRKLFLTAKGKESRKFTKCFHGWSSHKRPLQ